One Paenisporosarcina sp. FSL H8-0542 genomic region harbors:
- a CDS encoding ABC transporter ATP-binding protein produces MEQQPIVELKNLSKTIGKKKIIDNLNLQLFPGQITGFLGPNGAGKTTTIRMMAGLMRPTSGEVVVEGQTLTDHFEETMSKVGVIVENPEMYKYMSGWKNLLHFARMNKTISKERIAEVVDQVGMQNRIHERVSTYSLGMRQRLGLAQALLHRPKFLILDEPTNGLDPAGIREFRTYLRKIAVEDGVSVFVSSHLLSEIELMCDRIAIIQNGQLINIREINQEEEAHYYIEAQPADQARELLSTQGLTLENSGAGFIVKVEQDQIPSIIQAMVSANLQVFAVHPFRKTLEDQFLEMTGGGQIAESHKK; encoded by the coding sequence GTGGAACAACAACCAATCGTTGAATTAAAGAACTTGTCAAAAACCATTGGCAAAAAGAAAATTATCGATAATTTGAACCTGCAATTATTCCCTGGTCAAATTACGGGTTTTCTGGGGCCAAATGGTGCTGGTAAAACAACAACGATTCGCATGATGGCCGGTTTAATGAGGCCGACAAGCGGAGAAGTAGTGGTGGAAGGTCAAACACTGACAGACCACTTTGAAGAAACAATGAGCAAAGTAGGGGTAATCGTCGAAAATCCGGAAATGTACAAGTACATGTCGGGGTGGAAAAACTTACTGCATTTCGCACGCATGAACAAAACCATTTCAAAAGAACGCATCGCTGAAGTCGTCGATCAAGTAGGCATGCAAAATCGTATTCATGAAAGGGTTTCTACTTATTCGCTAGGTATGCGTCAGCGTCTAGGCCTTGCACAAGCATTGCTGCATCGTCCGAAGTTTTTGATTTTGGATGAACCAACCAATGGTCTGGATCCTGCCGGAATACGTGAATTCCGTACATACTTGCGTAAAATCGCTGTTGAAGATGGCGTGTCAGTATTCGTATCGAGTCACTTGCTTTCAGAAATTGAACTGATGTGTGATCGAATCGCCATTATTCAAAACGGACAACTTATTAATATCCGTGAAATTAATCAAGAAGAAGAAGCTCATTATTATATTGAGGCGCAACCGGCTGACCAGGCACGTGAACTATTATCAACACAAGGATTAACTCTTGAAAATAGTGGGGCTGGCTTCATTGTCAAAGTTGAACAGGACCAGATTCCTTCCATCATTCAGGCGATGGTCTCGGCAAATCTTCAAGTGTTCGCTGTGCACCCGTTCCGTAAAACATTGGAAGATCAATTCCTCGAAATGACTGGAGGTGGCCAAATTGCTGAATCTCATAAGAAATGA
- a CDS encoding ABC transporter permease produces MKLWHKKATWIMAGLLVLILIGITGIINWAIDRTVQPSDQPTWEEDAAVNQANLTAELAKPNLDAETKKQLKEELAITEYRLAENVAPFSPGDREQNLMDSHTMLTLVLMFAVIAAASIVAAEFSQGTIKMLLSRPVKRWKILTSKYITSLLYALVLSIIALIANVVAGYIFFDAGSGAMLDVRGGEVVEVSYWGRVLALYGLTYIGIMVFTTFAFMIGSVFRTSSLAIGLSIFLMFMGPNIVFFLSKYEITKYILFAHTDLTGYITGNMFISGITWPLSAAVLTVYVVLFLFISYWSFTKRDVTA; encoded by the coding sequence ATGAAACTGTGGCATAAAAAAGCCACTTGGATAATGGCTGGGTTATTGGTCCTCATATTAATCGGGATTACAGGCATCATTAATTGGGCGATTGACCGAACGGTACAACCGTCAGACCAACCCACTTGGGAAGAGGATGCGGCTGTAAATCAAGCAAATTTAACAGCTGAACTGGCAAAGCCAAATCTTGATGCCGAGACTAAAAAACAGTTAAAAGAAGAACTGGCCATCACTGAATACCGCTTAGCGGAAAACGTGGCACCGTTCAGTCCCGGTGATAGAGAACAAAATTTGATGGATTCCCATACGATGCTTACATTGGTTCTGATGTTTGCCGTCATTGCGGCCGCTAGTATAGTGGCAGCTGAATTTTCTCAAGGAACGATTAAAATGTTGTTAAGCAGACCTGTGAAACGGTGGAAAATCCTAACGTCCAAATACATCACATCATTGCTTTATGCATTAGTATTATCCATCATTGCCTTAATTGCGAACGTAGTTGCTGGATATATATTCTTTGATGCTGGAAGCGGTGCGATGCTGGATGTTCGTGGCGGGGAAGTAGTTGAAGTATCTTACTGGGGACGGGTTTTAGCCTTATATGGCTTAACTTATATCGGAATCATGGTATTCACGACATTTGCATTTATGATTGGAAGTGTTTTCCGTACAAGTTCACTTGCCATCGGATTATCGATCTTTCTGATGTTTATGGGTCCAAATATTGTCTTTTTCTTAAGTAAATACGAAATTACGAAATACATCCTGTTTGCGCATACTGATTTAACTGGTTACATTACAGGCAATATGTTCATTTCAGGCATCACCTGGCCATTGTCAGCCGCTGTGTTGACTGTATATGTCGTATTGTTCTTATTCATCAGCTATTGGTCGTTTACAAAGCGAGACGTTACAGCTTAA
- a CDS encoding sulfite exporter TauE/SafE family protein, whose amino-acid sequence MDYFLLYFIGVTATTIGTLAGGGGLISLPTMLLLGMPIHSAIGANKVSNTVSSFSSFFTLYKRKQISLKDSLWLIPISLGGGVTGGFIASQLSANNLYVLAIFLLAFAFVTSFIGKGNFTGEEPLKLTKVSGPGLFGIGIYDGLFGPGQGTLMLYLFSYLNIAYVKSVGLVRLATFSSCFGAAISYIISGAIIWPLTLALMAGSITGAQLGVRIAEKIKPQYVKPILRVVTALLILQLVVENIL is encoded by the coding sequence TTGGATTATTTTCTATTGTATTTTATAGGGGTAACCGCAACGACAATCGGCACATTGGCAGGTGGCGGGGGCCTTATCAGTTTGCCAACGATGTTGTTGCTCGGCATGCCGATTCATTCAGCTATTGGGGCAAATAAAGTATCCAACACGGTAAGTTCATTCTCAAGTTTCTTTACATTGTATAAACGAAAACAAATATCGTTGAAGGATTCTCTTTGGCTAATCCCAATCAGTTTGGGTGGAGGCGTGACCGGGGGATTTATTGCTTCACAGCTGTCCGCAAATAATTTGTATGTACTGGCAATTTTTCTTTTGGCATTTGCATTTGTTACTTCATTTATTGGCAAAGGTAATTTCACAGGCGAAGAACCATTGAAATTAACAAAGGTCAGTGGACCAGGGCTGTTTGGTATTGGAATTTATGATGGACTTTTTGGTCCGGGACAAGGTACGTTAATGCTATATTTGTTCAGCTACTTGAACATTGCGTATGTGAAATCAGTGGGATTGGTCAGGCTGGCTACTTTTTCAAGCTGTTTCGGCGCAGCAATCAGTTATATTATATCAGGAGCTATTATTTGGCCATTGACCCTTGCTTTGATGGCGGGGTCTATTACCGGAGCTCAGCTTGGAGTCCGTATCGCAGAGAAAATAAAACCTCAATACGTAAAGCCCATCTTACGTGTCGTGACTGCGTTACTCATTTTGCAATTGGTTGTTGAAAACATCCTATAG
- a CDS encoding GNAT family protein produces the protein MFIGSKIRLTAMRKEDLPTYRLWNGLESFGRFYNAFPIREESEKNAEQLMDHSDRSFRFAIRPIDSEQFLGVCAIEDILWSHRVGWLSIALGPEFHGKGFGKEAMQLLMNYGFNELNLHRLQLTVFGYNVGAIKLYESLGFKPEGTFREFLQRNGKRHDMYLYGLLVSEFH, from the coding sequence ATGTTTATTGGCTCTAAAATTCGTTTGACTGCAATGAGAAAAGAAGATTTGCCAACGTATCGACTGTGGAATGGCTTGGAATCTTTTGGACGTTTTTATAATGCCTTTCCCATTCGTGAAGAATCAGAAAAAAATGCAGAACAGTTAATGGACCATTCTGATCGTAGTTTTCGCTTTGCCATTCGACCGATTGATTCGGAGCAATTTTTAGGTGTTTGTGCCATCGAAGATATTTTATGGTCGCATCGTGTAGGCTGGCTGTCCATAGCTCTTGGGCCAGAATTTCACGGCAAAGGATTTGGGAAAGAAGCCATGCAATTGTTGATGAATTATGGTTTCAATGAACTGAATCTTCATCGTTTGCAGCTGACGGTATTCGGCTATAACGTAGGTGCCATCAAACTTTATGAATCTCTTGGTTTTAAGCCCGAAGGAACGTTCCGAGAGTTTTTACAACGTAACGGGAAGCGTCATGACATGTACTTATATGGTTTGCTTGTTTCTGAATTTCACTAA
- a CDS encoding YkvA family protein encodes MNKQDIQENWVKNVDPQEQIESSHEHYDEEKFWNKIVKYGKKAGEKTVYTSLLLYFTAQNPAVPKSAKLTIAGALGYLIFPADVLPDFIPVVGLVDDASVIAYALYQVISHIDEPTKQQAYEKMKSWFGTTDNSIEDLMLPKK; translated from the coding sequence ATGAACAAGCAAGATATTCAAGAGAATTGGGTAAAAAACGTGGATCCACAAGAGCAAATAGAGAGCTCGCATGAGCATTATGATGAAGAAAAATTTTGGAATAAAATTGTGAAGTATGGCAAAAAAGCAGGAGAAAAAACAGTGTATACAAGCTTGTTGCTTTATTTCACAGCTCAAAATCCAGCGGTGCCGAAATCTGCTAAGCTGACCATTGCGGGAGCACTTGGCTACCTAATCTTCCCGGCAGACGTACTTCCAGATTTCATTCCAGTTGTCGGTTTGGTAGATGATGCAAGTGTAATTGCTTATGCTTTATATCAAGTGATTTCCCATATCGATGAACCAACGAAACAACAGGCATACGAGAAAATGAAATCCTGGTTTGGAACAACTGACAATAGTATAGAAGACCTTATGTTGCCTAAAAAATAA
- a CDS encoding M15 family metallopeptidase produces MKRLWTVLNIILWLVIGGLFFVWVHKELEFREELQERPLPEGLHPIVAEKSNQLIGKAEEIGIPILISDSFRSVESQDVLYEKGRSIEGDIVTYARGGESYHNYGLAIDFVLQNSDGTISYDLQRDLNGNGEADWYEVASIGKDLGFEWGGDWPSFKDYPHLEYTFGLSISDLQNGWRPEDKVEK; encoded by the coding sequence GTGAAACGATTATGGACCGTTTTGAATATTATATTGTGGCTCGTCATCGGCGGACTCTTCTTTGTTTGGGTCCACAAGGAACTAGAATTTAGAGAAGAACTTCAAGAACGCCCTTTACCGGAAGGTTTGCATCCCATCGTGGCAGAAAAGAGCAATCAATTGATCGGAAAAGCTGAGGAAATCGGTATTCCGATATTAATCAGTGATAGCTTCCGTTCCGTCGAATCTCAAGATGTCCTTTATGAAAAAGGACGCTCGATTGAAGGTGACATCGTCACGTATGCACGCGGCGGTGAAAGCTATCATAACTACGGACTCGCCATCGATTTCGTCCTGCAAAACAGTGACGGGACGATTAGTTACGATTTACAGCGTGATTTGAATGGCAACGGGGAAGCGGACTGGTACGAAGTTGCAAGCATTGGCAAAGACTTAGGCTTTGAATGGGGCGGAGACTGGCCTAGCTTCAAGGACTACCCACATTTAGAATATACTTTCGGCTTATCGATCAGTGACTTGCAAAACGGCTGGCGGCCAGAGGATAAGGTGGAAAAATGA
- a CDS encoding serine hydrolase, translating into MGFTLFPEKYCLHMEYPVGVVRYSKNIDEIFKSASVIKLPIFLYGLHHAKDSNEEMEVSPEAIVDGSGVLQTLVTQPRLFSIRDLLALMMVVSDNTATNILIRRYGLKRLNSYIQHLGMTKTVLGREMRDLVAISEGRDNVTCGRDMVACLRHMVSSHAFHDMLQILEKQQFQNKVPAGVKSDQFVFFNKTGELDDVEHDVGLFMYKGQVGLFVGLTEGSNSSGRTLLHEFGHMLDEL; encoded by the coding sequence ATGGGCTTTACATTATTTCCCGAGAAATATTGTTTACATATGGAGTATCCAGTTGGAGTCGTTCGTTATTCGAAAAATATTGATGAAATCTTCAAATCAGCAAGCGTCATAAAGCTTCCTATTTTCTTATATGGTTTGCACCATGCAAAGGATTCAAATGAAGAGATGGAAGTATCCCCAGAAGCCATCGTGGATGGATCAGGCGTATTGCAAACACTTGTTACACAACCAAGATTATTTTCAATTCGTGATTTACTTGCTCTCATGATGGTGGTTTCGGATAATACGGCAACTAACATACTAATCAGACGCTACGGGTTGAAACGGCTCAATTCTTATATACAACATCTCGGAATGACAAAAACCGTATTGGGTCGGGAAATGCGAGATCTGGTTGCTATTTCGGAGGGCCGGGACAATGTCACATGTGGTCGCGATATGGTTGCCTGCTTAAGACATATGGTCAGCTCACACGCTTTTCACGACATGCTTCAAATCCTTGAAAAGCAGCAATTTCAGAATAAAGTTCCAGCTGGTGTCAAAAGCGATCAATTTGTTTTCTTCAACAAAACAGGCGAATTGGATGATGTCGAGCATGATGTGGGCTTATTTATGTACAAAGGCCAAGTGGGGTTGTTTGTCGGTTTAACTGAGGGCAGTAATTCTAGTGGACGTACATTGTTACACGAGTTTGGACATATGTTAGACGAATTGTAA